The nucleotide window CATCCTAAGGCAAGTTGTAATTTTATAGTTGTAATTCATGGTATCAAAAAGAGTATTTATAATTATTGCTGTTTTCCTTTTTTTTGTAATCGGTATAATTTCTATTTTTATTTCAAATAGGCGGCCATATTCTAACAATGCCAACCAGGTAGGCATATTTTTGATTGCGCCAATTCAAGATTGTGTTACAATCTCTATACGCTTTTTAAGGGATTTATGGGAACATTATTTTTATCTCGCTTCGGTTTCAAAGAAAAATATAGAGTTAAAAAAAAAGCTCGATGAAACTCTTGAAAAAATAAATTATTGCGATGAGATACAATCTGCTAATGAAAGATTAAGAAATCTTCTTGATTTCCGGCAGTCCATTCCTGATAAAGTTATGGCTGCCGAAGTTATCGGCAAAGATCCATTTCCATGGTTCCGAACTATAATTATAGATAAAGGCAAAAAAGATTCTTTAACAAAAGGTCTTCCAGTTGTAGTTTCAGAAGGTATAGTTGGCCAACTTATTGATGTATCAACTAATTATTCAAAGGTTCTTTTAATAATAGACCAGAATAGTGCTGTTGATGGTCTCGTCCAAAGAACAAGGGCAAGAGGAATAATTAAGGGAATATCAATTAATACCTGCTATTTTAAATATGTGCTTAGAAAAAATGATGTTGAAATAGACGATATTATAGTTTCATCTGGACTCGATGGAGTCTATCCGAAAGGAATTAGAATAGGCAGAGTTTCTAAAGTAATAAAAGGAAATGCAGGCATTTTCCAGGATGTTGAAATAGACCCTTATGTTGATTTTGAAAAATTAGAAGAAGTTTTTGTTATATTTACTTCTAAAAAAACAGAATTTAATGATGAAAATTAATGACATATCTCCTTTATTTATTTTTTTCGCTCATTTTAATTATCGTTCAAACAACTTTGCTGTCAAATTTTAATTTTTACTATTATTCCTATGATTACAATATTACTATAATTATCTATTTATCAATTTATAGAAAAGTTAGTGAAAGCATACCGGTTGTAATTTTTTTAGCTCTTATGTTAGATGGCATATCTGGAAGCCCCTTTGGTTTATATCTCACCTCCTATTTCGGAATTTATATTGTTAGTTTAACTTTAATAAGTTTTTTATACACTGGTAATTATGTGCTTCTTCCTTTTTTTGTAATTATAGGAGTTTTAATCGAAAATTTATTTACAATTTTTATTATGTTTTTGCTTAAAAATAATTTATCTTTTATATTTTATTCACTAAAGTTGTCAATTGTACAACTTTTATGGGCAGCCTTTTCGGGGCCTTTTATAATATTAATTTTTAAGCGACTTCATGAAAAATTAAATAAATTTATAAAAATGATGTCTTCAAATACAAAAGATTCATCTTTTGTTATTTAGTAAAAATTGAAAATTCCTTACTATTATTCCTTTCAAGCATAAGCATAAATGATATGCAAAAAATATTAATCGATAATTATTATAAAACCGTAGATAGTGAATGGTATAAACAGCGACTTATAAGAGGTATGTTTATAGTTATCATTGCGATTCTAATTTTAGGTATAAGGCTTTTTTACCTGCAGATACTTGAAGGAGGCGAGTTTAGGAGGCTTTCAGAAAATAATTGCATAAGGCTTCAAGAAATTGAATCTAATAGAGGTTTAATTTTTGATTTGAATAAAAAACTGATGGTGGATAATAGGCCATCATTTGATTTACTTATAGTTCCGAAGGATGCTCGACCCATTGAGTTTACGATTAATCGATTATCAGCTCACACAGCACTTCCAGAAGAAGAATTATTATCAAAAGTTAAATCAAAAAAAGGGGGCTATTCTTATAAACCGATTCTGTTAAAAAAAGATATAACAAGGGATTTATTAGCCATAATCGAAGCAAATAAATTTGATATCCCGGGTACGCTTATAGATGTTACTACAAAAAGACATTACATTTTTACACAGAGTGCTGCACATTTATTAGGATATTTAGGAGAGATAACTATTAATGAGATGAATTCTGGAAAATATCCAGGAGGCAAGTTAGGAGACTTTGTAGGTAAATGCGGAGTAGAAAAAACTTTTGAACAGTATCTTAAGGGGAAGCGGGGGGGGATGCAGGTAGAAGTTAATTCAACTGGCCAAGTTGTAAAAGTTTTGAAAACAGTAGAAGCTAAACCAGGCAATAATATTTTTCTTAATATTGATATAGAACTTCAAAAAAAAGCTGAAGAACTATTAAGCGAAGCATCTGGAGCGGTAGTCGCAATGGACCCTTCAACGGGTGCTATTTTGATCATGGCCAGTAGCCCTTCTTTTGATCAAAATGCATTTATAACTGGAATGAGTCCTGAAGAATGGCAATCATTAATATCAAATCCATTCAATCCTATGGAAAATAAGGTTATACAAGCTGAATATCCTCCAGCATCAGTCTATAAAATTGTAACAGCAATGGCTGGCCTTGAAGAAGGTGCAATAGATCAAAAAACTATTATTTATTGTCCAGGAAAATATACCTACGGAGACCGGGACTTTAAATGCTGGAAAAAATGGGGTCATGGATATATGGATGTTGTAAATTCACTTTCTGAATCCTGCGATGTTTTTTTTTATCATGTCGGACAAAAATTAGGTGTAGATAAAATAGCGTGGTATGCAAAACAATGTGGATTAGGCAAACCTACTAATATCAATCTTGACTATGAAGCTTCTGGTCTTATTCCAACATCTTCTTGGAAAAAAAGAAGATTCGGAACTCCGTGGCAGGGCGGAGAAACTTTATCAATCGCTATTGGTCAGGGGTATAATTTAGTTACCCCTTTACAGTTACTTGTATTAATTTCTGCCGTAGCAAATGGAGGCACAATATATAAACCTTTAATATTAAAAAGAATTGAAACAATGGAAGGTAATGTATTAATAGAAAATAAACCAGAAATAGTTGGTAAACTTCCTGTAAAAAAAGAAAATTTAGATATTATAAGAAAGGGATTATGGGAAGTAGTAAATGGAAAAAAAGGTACCGCTCGAATAGTAAAAGTAGACAATATTGAAATAAGCGGTAAAACAGGCACTGCTCAAGTTGTTAGTCGTAAAAAAAATGAACCTAGCGACGAAAACCTCCCAGATCATCTTAAATCTCATGCATGGTTCGTATCCTACGCTCCTTCTGTTAATCCTAAAATTGCTGTAGTTG belongs to Desulfobacterales bacterium and includes:
- the mreC gene encoding rod shape-determining protein MreC; the encoded protein is MVSKRVFIIIAVFLFFVIGIISIFISNRRPYSNNANQVGIFLIAPIQDCVTISIRFLRDLWEHYFYLASVSKKNIELKKKLDETLEKINYCDEIQSANERLRNLLDFRQSIPDKVMAAEVIGKDPFPWFRTIIIDKGKKDSLTKGLPVVVSEGIVGQLIDVSTNYSKVLLIIDQNSAVDGLVQRTRARGIIKGISINTCYFKYVLRKNDVEIDDIIVSSGLDGVYPKGIRIGRVSKVIKGNAGIFQDVEIDPYVDFEKLEEVFVIFTSKKTEFNDEN
- the mrdA gene encoding penicillin-binding protein 2, translating into MQKILIDNYYKTVDSEWYKQRLIRGMFIVIIAILILGIRLFYLQILEGGEFRRLSENNCIRLQEIESNRGLIFDLNKKLMVDNRPSFDLLIVPKDARPIEFTINRLSAHTALPEEELLSKVKSKKGGYSYKPILLKKDITRDLLAIIEANKFDIPGTLIDVTTKRHYIFTQSAAHLLGYLGEITINEMNSGKYPGGKLGDFVGKCGVEKTFEQYLKGKRGGMQVEVNSTGQVVKVLKTVEAKPGNNIFLNIDIELQKKAEELLSEASGAVVAMDPSTGAILIMASSPSFDQNAFITGMSPEEWQSLISNPFNPMENKVIQAEYPPASVYKIVTAMAGLEEGAIDQKTIIYCPGKYTYGDRDFKCWKKWGHGYMDVVNSLSESCDVFFYHVGQKLGVDKIAWYAKQCGLGKPTNINLDYEASGLIPTSSWKKRRFGTPWQGGETLSIAIGQGYNLVTPLQLLVLISAVANGGTIYKPLILKRIETMEGNVLIENKPEIVGKLPVKKENLDIIRKGLWEVVNGKKGTARIVKVDNIEISGKTGTAQVVSRKKNEPSDENLPDHLKSHAWFVSYAPSVNPKIAVVVFIAHGEHGSSAAGPVAREIIKEYFKFERPIGNK